One window of Aliarcobacter lanthieri genomic DNA carries:
- a CDS encoding ABC transporter ATP-binding protein, whose protein sequence is MKKIVEIKNLKKSFCKGNVCVANNIDLSFNEGEIFTILGTSGSGKTTFLRMLSGLEKPDSGEIFIDDKEVFSKHIDLEPRDRGVAIVFQNYALLPHIDVSSNILFGSNASKNELEDVLTKTKLKGHENKYPHELSGGQQQRVALARAIINKPKILLLDEPLSNIDTELRNILRVELKEMIKSFNITALFITHDKEDAFFLSDRIAIMLGGDILQVGTSKEVYNNPVDLYCAKFLGKITKVSENSYIRPENIKICKDGNIKGIVKENTFYGNFNEIIVDVNGQNLLINSFYDSPNIGETINLSFENKILNFS, encoded by the coding sequence ATGAAAAAAATTGTAGAAATTAAAAATTTAAAAAAATCATTTTGTAAAGGTAATGTTTGTGTAGCTAATAATATTGATTTATCATTTAACGAAGGAGAAATTTTTACAATATTAGGTACAAGTGGAAGTGGTAAAACTACTTTTTTAAGAATGTTATCTGGACTTGAGAAACCTGATTCTGGAGAAATTTTTATAGATGATAAAGAAGTTTTTTCAAAACATATTGATTTAGAACCAAGAGATAGAGGAGTTGCAATAGTTTTTCAAAACTATGCTTTACTTCCACATATTGATGTTTCTTCTAATATTCTTTTTGGAAGTAATGCATCAAAAAATGAACTTGAAGATGTATTAACAAAAACAAAACTAAAAGGTCATGAAAATAAATATCCACATGAGTTAAGTGGAGGGCAACAACAACGTGTCGCACTAGCTCGTGCAATTATAAATAAGCCTAAAATATTACTTTTAGATGAACCATTAAGTAATATTGATACAGAATTAAGAAATATTTTAAGAGTTGAATTAAAAGAGATGATAAAATCTTTTAATATAACTGCTCTATTTATAACTCACGATAAAGAAGATGCTTTTTTCTTATCTGATAGAATAGCTATCATGCTTGGTGGAGATATTTTACAAGTAGGAACATCAAAAGAAGTTTATAATAACCCTGTAGATTTATACTGCGCAAAATTTTTAGGAAAGATTACAAAAGTAAGTGAAAATTCTTATATCCGTCCTGAAAATATAAAAATTTGTAAGGATGGTAATATTAAAGGAATTGTAAAAGAAAATACTTTTTATGGAAACTTTAATGAAATAATAGTAGATGTAAATGGACAAAATTTATTAATCAATAGTTTCTACGATAGCCCAAATATTGGAGAAACTATAAATTTAAGTTTTGAGAATAAAATTTTAAACTTTTCATAG
- a CDS encoding helix-turn-helix domain-containing protein, translating to MSIIPKVDLYTWLDFQKEILNPFERVIHVRTINKNLGDGNYFWYDMGNGIGILIRNFTPNKDIILIEQSGGVAGATFIFNLGEELNYSFPNNETLKLKNKSFFLDLISDEFHAENHLKKGKNYISIMIAIKEELFLELASPIKNIKDYMKEAYKNTRHHIYNGNIDLEQIEILNKFNNSYFEKNLLKNIYLESRGMSLLHYTIERIAKKLNPSNIKHNKNIISNLERAKDIIMKDYDKNLSIKDIAYKSAINECYLKKYFKEYFGITILEMLQKRRLEVAKDLLKDDFNINEVVLKIGYKHTGHFSKLFFDNFKISPSEYKKQLNIS from the coding sequence ATGAGTATTATTCCAAAAGTAGATCTTTATACTTGGTTAGACTTTCAAAAAGAGATATTAAATCCTTTTGAAAGAGTAATTCATGTTAGAACTATAAATAAAAATTTAGGAGATGGTAATTACTTTTGGTATGATATGGGAAATGGTATAGGTATTTTAATAAGAAATTTCACGCCTAATAAAGATATTATACTAATTGAACAAAGTGGTGGTGTAGCAGGAGCAACTTTTATTTTTAATCTAGGAGAAGAGCTAAACTATTCTTTTCCAAATAATGAAACCCTTAAATTAAAAAATAAAAGCTTTTTTTTAGATCTTATTTCAGATGAATTTCATGCAGAAAATCATCTAAAAAAAGGTAAGAATTATATTTCTATAATGATTGCTATAAAGGAAGAACTTTTTTTAGAACTTGCATCTCCTATAAAAAATATTAAAGATTATATGAAAGAGGCTTATAAAAACACTAGACATCACATATATAATGGTAATATTGATTTAGAACAAATAGAGATTTTAAATAAATTTAATAATAGTTATTTTGAAAAAAATCTATTAAAAAATATATATTTAGAATCAAGAGGTATGAGTTTATTACACTATACTATTGAAAGAATTGCAAAAAAATTGAACCCTTCAAATATCAAACACAATAAAAATATAATCTCTAATTTAGAAAGAGCTAAAGATATTATAATGAAAGATTATGATAAAAATTTATCAATCAAAGATATTGCTTATAAATCTGCAATAAATGAATGCTATTTAAAAAAATATTTTAAAGAATATTTTGGAATAACAATATTAGAAATGTTACAAAAAAGAAGGCTAGAAGTAGCAAAAGATCTTTTAAAAGATGATTTTAATATAAATGAAGTCGTTTTAAAAATAGGATATAAGCATACTGGTCATTTTTCTAAATTATTTTTTGATAACTTCAAAATTTCTCCTAGTGAGTATAAGAAACAACTAAATATTTCTTAA
- a CDS encoding TonB-dependent siderophore receptor yields MKIKLAFSVATILATGIYLHANETTKLDTITVGETSNYNYQSDNKTELNRTQISKIETAKSIQTFNKNFIEDAALQNIENIITMSSNTVYTGDNHGRTNDISIRGFSGVPILLDGIRFTNKLAHPEVFGLEAVEVLKGPDSLQYGQSSPGGLVNLVKKKPTKNSLASIEFEATDNPSYSPKLDLGGSLNDDKSLYFRLTSVLKYDEGWTNSNTDTNKIFIAPSLAYNINDNHTATILAEYTNEKTPSNFGTYVNSKGKLVAPIKNMSSHPDEKFEKTQKIAGFDLDSIFDTWSSNFRYRYIDYIGENGNVAFPFMYQEATGNLLRFFAIQNQKYQEHASQYTLNKEVDIFGLKNRFTIGADYNKAYSEQIMFADMTTFYPINFSNPNYEHLTNLKDHPNAVNMSVPKNSVESYGIFIQNSINLTDNLIFSAGIRYDEVKPQNSQKSDATTPSFGLVYNISPQTTLFTNYSQSFTPTTSIDRNGKVLDPEKGKGYEIGIKQKIFDDKFDLTSSIFKIEKENVATLDIVMGSPIFYYKASGQQESQGFEIDLSGEITDNWSLVASYGYTNTKNKNVNNNDLVNIPNHTANLFTTYRLTSLNLPDFYVGGGAKYIGSKYANEANTIELDSAVIYNATIGYKKGNWRASLSVQNLTDKEYVDGALISDARGTRVYAGTPRTFLASVSYKF; encoded by the coding sequence ATGAAAATAAAATTAGCATTTTCAGTTGCTACAATTTTAGCTACAGGAATATATTTACATGCGAATGAAACTACAAAGTTAGATACTATAACTGTAGGTGAAACTTCAAATTATAATTATCAAAGTGATAATAAAACAGAGTTAAATAGAACTCAAATATCTAAAATAGAAACCGCAAAATCTATTCAAACTTTCAATAAAAATTTTATTGAAGATGCAGCTCTTCAAAATATAGAGAATATTATAACTATGTCATCAAATACAGTTTATACAGGTGATAATCATGGACGAACAAATGATATATCAATTAGAGGATTTTCAGGAGTTCCTATTTTACTCGATGGTATAAGATTTACAAATAAACTAGCACATCCAGAAGTTTTTGGTCTTGAAGCAGTTGAAGTTTTAAAAGGTCCTGATTCTTTACAATATGGACAATCAAGTCCAGGAGGGTTAGTAAATTTAGTAAAGAAAAAACCTACTAAAAACTCTTTAGCTTCAATAGAATTTGAAGCAACAGATAATCCATCTTATAGTCCAAAACTTGATTTAGGAGGAAGTTTAAATGATGATAAATCTTTATATTTTAGATTAACATCAGTTTTAAAATATGATGAGGGATGGACAAATTCTAATACTGATACAAATAAAATATTTATAGCTCCAAGTTTAGCTTATAATATAAATGATAATCATACAGCTACTATTTTAGCAGAATATACAAATGAAAAAACTCCTTCAAATTTTGGAACTTATGTAAATAGTAAAGGAAAATTAGTAGCTCCTATAAAAAATATGAGTTCACATCCTGATGAAAAGTTTGAAAAAACACAAAAAATTGCTGGTTTTGATTTAGATAGTATTTTTGATACTTGGAGCTCTAATTTTAGATATAGATATATTGATTATATTGGAGAAAATGGAAATGTTGCATTTCCTTTTATGTATCAAGAAGCAACAGGTAATTTATTAAGGTTTTTTGCTATACAAAACCAAAAATACCAAGAACATGCTTCTCAATACACTTTAAATAAAGAAGTTGATATCTTTGGTTTAAAAAATAGATTTACTATTGGAGCTGATTATAACAAAGCTTACTCAGAACAAATTATGTTTGCAGATATGACTACATTTTATCCTATAAATTTTTCAAATCCAAATTATGAACATCTTACAAATTTAAAAGACCATCCAAATGCAGTAAATATGTCAGTACCAAAAAATAGTGTAGAAAGTTATGGTATATTTATTCAAAATAGTATTAATTTAACTGATAATTTAATTTTTAGTGCAGGAATTAGATATGATGAAGTAAAACCTCAAAATAGTCAAAAAAGTGATGCAACAACTCCATCATTTGGATTAGTTTATAATATATCACCACAAACAACTCTTTTTACAAACTATTCTCAATCATTTACTCCAACTACAAGTATAGATAGAAATGGTAAAGTTTTAGACCCAGAAAAAGGAAAAGGATATGAAATAGGGATTAAACAAAAAATATTTGATGATAAATTTGATTTAACTAGTTCAATTTTTAAAATAGAGAAAGAAAATGTTGCTACTTTGGATATCGTTATGGGAAGTCCTATCTTTTATTATAAAGCAAGTGGTCAACAAGAAAGCCAAGGATTTGAAATTGATTTAAGTGGAGAAATTACAGATAATTGGTCACTTGTTGCTTCTTATGGTTATACAAATACAAAAAATAAAAACGTTAATAATAATGATTTGGTAAACATTCCTAATCATACTGCAAATTTATTTACAACATATCGACTAACATCTTTAAATCTACCAGATTTTTATGTAGGTGGTGGTGCAAAATATATAGGAAGTAAATATGCAAATGAAGCAAATACTATAGAACTTGATTCTGCAGTTATTTATAATGCAACTATTGGATATAAAAAAGGTAATTGGAGAGCAAGTTTGAGTGTACAAAACTTAACAGATAAAGAGTATGTAGATGGAGCACTTATAAGTGATGCAAGAGGTACTAGAGTATATGCAGGAACTCCTAGAACTTTTTTAGCTTCTGTTTCATATAAATTCTAG
- a CDS encoding TonB-dependent siderophore receptor — protein MKIKIALSVATILAMGVYLNANETTKLDAITVKEAQTNPKNSYTIKETSSSTKLDLSLKETPQSISVITQQQIEDQNLQDINDILLQTPGVSVTQMGQKTSGFAWYYARGMRISNIQLDGVPTTSRASGMAELMGLESSALYERVEVTRGSTGLTNGSGNPSASINYVRKKPTKDFQGNAKISYGSWDTYKGQLDISGGLNEDKSIRGKLVASYADGDNQQDRYHSKNSLVYGALDFDLSDNTLLTTSIAYQKVKANDVSVHHFRQEFKDTSKTLKQDQNIFGRKDNPAADWAYMDSEKTNFSLGLEHYFNNDWKAVANYSYSKTDVERLIGLSRTVLNPTTGKIEGMAMASKNTPDVNSIDLYASGNIKAFNREHKLSFGINGYSLKSDDPSLTVNFPSTGNANITVPYQGWNGKVEKPIVKENGRNKVDEKEIGAFAALNIELSDPLHFIIGARVTNFERVNNKGKVDKNGKSTEKTQKHTGEFIPYTGLVYDINQNFTTYASYTSIFNPTSVRKDSSGNYLDPEEGNTVEFGLKSEFFDGKLNSSIAYFITKQDNLAVKTDPLEFTPEGDDAYKTVNGAKIKGWDLTIGGEILPNWNISGGYSYTSPKDKDGKRLDAAYVPKQTFKIFTNYKYNKLTLGGGINWQSEIYRNAEYRSGTISQKAYAVVNAMAKYEVNKGFDVILNANNIFDKEYKYFPSEGGYGDERNYTLSLNYKF, from the coding sequence ATGAAAATAAAAATAGCACTTTCAGTTGCTACTATTTTAGCTATGGGAGTATATTTAAATGCAAATGAAACTACAAAGCTTGATGCAATAACAGTTAAAGAAGCACAAACAAATCCAAAAAATTCATATACAATAAAAGAAACAAGTTCATCTACAAAACTTGATTTATCTTTAAAAGAAACTCCTCAATCAATATCAGTTATTACTCAACAACAAATTGAAGATCAAAATCTTCAAGATATAAATGATATTTTACTTCAAACTCCAGGAGTAAGTGTAACTCAAATGGGACAAAAAACATCTGGATTCGCATGGTATTATGCTAGAGGGATGAGGATTTCAAATATTCAATTAGATGGTGTACCTACAACATCAAGAGCTTCTGGTATGGCAGAATTAATGGGATTAGAAAGTTCTGCTTTATATGAAAGAGTTGAAGTTACAAGAGGTTCAACTGGACTTACAAATGGAAGTGGAAATCCAAGTGCTAGTATAAATTATGTTAGAAAAAAACCTACAAAAGATTTTCAAGGAAATGCAAAAATATCTTATGGAAGTTGGGATACATATAAAGGACAATTAGATATTTCTGGTGGATTAAATGAAGATAAAAGTATAAGAGGAAAACTTGTAGCAAGTTATGCAGATGGAGATAATCAACAAGATAGATATCACTCAAAAAATAGTTTAGTTTATGGTGCTTTAGATTTTGATTTATCAGATAATACACTTTTAACAACTTCTATTGCTTATCAAAAAGTAAAAGCTAATGATGTTTCTGTTCATCATTTTAGACAAGAATTTAAAGATACTTCTAAAACTCTAAAACAAGATCAAAATATATTTGGTAGAAAAGATAATCCAGCTGCAGATTGGGCATATATGGATTCAGAAAAAACAAATTTTTCTTTAGGATTAGAACACTATTTTAATAATGATTGGAAAGCTGTTGCAAATTATTCATATTCAAAAACTGATGTAGAAAGACTTATAGGATTATCAAGAACTGTATTAAATCCAACTACAGGTAAAATAGAAGGAATGGCTATGGCAAGTAAAAATACTCCTGATGTTAATTCAATAGATTTATATGCATCTGGTAATATTAAAGCCTTTAATAGAGAACATAAATTATCTTTTGGAATAAATGGATATAGTTTAAAATCTGATGACCCTAGTCTTACTGTAAACTTTCCATCAACTGGAAATGCTAATATAACTGTTCCATATCAAGGTTGGAATGGAAAAGTAGAAAAACCTATAGTTAAAGAAAATGGGAGAAATAAAGTTGATGAAAAAGAAATAGGAGCTTTTGCTGCTTTAAATATTGAATTATCTGACCCTTTACATTTTATAATTGGAGCTAGAGTAACTAATTTTGAAAGAGTAAATAACAAAGGAAAAGTAGATAAAAATGGAAAATCAACTGAAAAAACACAAAAACATACTGGAGAATTCATTCCATATACAGGTTTAGTATATGATATAAATCAGAATTTTACAACATATGCTAGTTATACATCTATATTTAATCCAACTTCAGTAAGAAAAGATTCTAGTGGAAATTATCTTGATCCAGAGGAAGGAAATACTGTTGAATTTGGATTAAAATCAGAATTCTTTGATGGAAAACTAAATTCAAGCATTGCTTATTTTATAACAAAACAAGATAACTTAGCTGTTAAAACTGATCCTTTAGAATTTACTCCAGAAGGTGATGATGCTTATAAGACTGTTAATGGTGCTAAAATCAAAGGTTGGGATTTAACTATTGGTGGAGAAATTTTACCAAACTGGAATATTTCTGGTGGATATTCTTACACAAGTCCAAAAGATAAAGATGGTAAAAGATTAGATGCTGCTTATGTACCAAAACAAACATTTAAAATATTTACTAATTATAAATACAATAAGCTAACTCTTGGTGGTGGTATTAATTGGCAAAGTGAGATTTATAGGAATGCAGAATATCGTTCTGGAACAATATCTCAAAAAGCTTATGCAGTAGTAAATGCTATGGCAAAATATGAAGTTAATAAAGGCTTTGATGTAATTTTAAATGCTAATAATATTTTTGATAAAGAGTATAAATATTTTCCAAGTGAAGGTGGTTATGGAGATGAAAGAAATTATACTTTATCTTTAAATTATAAATTTTAA
- a CDS encoding TonB-dependent siderophore receptor, which yields MKIKLALSVATILAMGVSLTADETTKLDTITVGGTQSYNYQSNEKTKINRTGIPKEDMSKSVQTFNQIFIEDAALQNIDDIITMSSNTVYTGSNHGRTNLISMRGFSGVPILFDGIKFTNKISRPEVFGLEAVEVLKGPDSLQYGQSSPGGLVNLVKKKPVKDNFANIEFEASDNPSYSPKLDIGGSLNNDKSLYFRLTSVLKYDEGWTNSNTDTNKIFIAPSLAYDINDNNTVTLVAEYTDQTEPSDFGTYVNSKGKLVAPIKNTISHPDEEFEKTQKVIGLDLDSTFDTWNSNFRYRFIDYKGVNGDVHMPQRFNEATNTVSRVYAYQKQESSEHALQYTLNKEFDLFGKKNHISVGTDYNKSYSKTIMFFEPTKMFNIDLRNPNYEHLTNLKDHPNARNMSGNRTYVESYGIFLQDSIYLTDDLIFNAGVRYSESKPQNGQKSDATSPSFGLVYHVTPETTLFANYSESFEPNSATDVNNKILDPETGKGYELGVKQKLFDDRFDLSASIFKIEKENIALPDPNAPAIGGWSISSGKQESQGLELDVSGEITENWSIVASYGYTDTKNKDANNKELRNIPNHTANLFTTYKLTSINLPDFYIGGGAKYLGSKYADDANTIKFDSEIIYNATIGYKKGNWRANLSVQNFTDKEYVDGAFTSNAAGTRVYVGAPRTFLASVSYKF from the coding sequence ATGAAAATAAAATTAGCACTTTCAGTTGCTACTATTTTAGCTATGGGAGTATCTTTAACTGCAGATGAAACTACAAAATTAGATACTATAACAGTAGGTGGAACTCAAAGTTATAATTATCAAAGCAATGAAAAAACAAAAATAAATAGAACTGGTATACCAAAAGAAGATATGTCAAAATCTGTTCAAACTTTTAATCAAATTTTTATTGAAGATGCAGCTCTTCAAAATATTGATGATATCATAACTATGTCTTCAAATACAGTTTATACAGGAAGTAATCATGGAAGAACTAATTTAATTTCAATGAGAGGATTTTCAGGAGTTCCTATTTTATTTGATGGAATAAAATTTACAAATAAAATATCTCGTCCTGAAGTTTTCGGGCTTGAAGCAGTTGAAGTATTAAAAGGTCCTGATTCTTTACAATATGGACAATCAAGTCCAGGAGGATTAGTAAATTTAGTAAAGAAAAAACCTGTAAAAGATAATTTTGCAAATATAGAATTTGAAGCTAGTGATAATCCATCATATAGCCCAAAACTTGATATTGGAGGAAGTTTAAATAATGACAAATCTTTATATTTTAGATTAACTTCTGTTCTAAAATATGATGAGGGATGGACAAATTCTAATACTGATACAAATAAAATATTTATAGCTCCAAGTTTAGCTTATGATATAAATGATAATAATACTGTAACTTTAGTAGCTGAATATACAGATCAAACCGAACCTTCAGATTTTGGAACTTATGTAAATAGTAAGGGAAAACTTGTAGCTCCTATAAAAAATACAATATCTCATCCAGATGAAGAATTTGAAAAAACACAAAAAGTTATTGGATTAGATTTAGATAGTACTTTTGATACTTGGAATTCAAATTTTAGATATAGATTTATTGATTATAAAGGTGTTAATGGAGATGTTCATATGCCACAAAGATTTAATGAAGCAACAAATACAGTATCAAGAGTATATGCTTACCAAAAACAAGAATCTTCTGAACATGCGTTACAATATACTTTAAATAAAGAATTTGACTTATTTGGTAAAAAAAATCATATAAGTGTTGGAACAGATTATAATAAATCTTATTCAAAAACTATCATGTTTTTTGAACCAACAAAAATGTTTAATATTGATTTAAGAAATCCAAATTATGAACATCTTACAAATTTAAAAGATCATCCAAATGCTAGAAATATGTCAGGGAATAGAACATATGTAGAATCTTATGGAATATTTTTACAAGATAGTATATATTTAACTGATGATTTAATATTCAATGCTGGAGTAAGATATAGTGAATCAAAACCACAAAATGGTCAAAAAAGTGATGCAACATCTCCATCATTTGGTTTAGTTTATCATGTAACTCCAGAAACAACACTATTTGCTAATTACTCTGAGTCATTTGAACCAAATAGTGCAACAGATGTAAATAACAAGATTTTAGATCCAGAAACTGGAAAAGGATATGAGCTAGGTGTAAAACAAAAACTATTTGATGATAGATTTGATTTATCAGCTTCTATCTTTAAAATAGAAAAAGAGAATATTGCACTTCCTGATCCAAATGCACCAGCTATTGGAGGTTGGTCTATTTCAAGTGGAAAACAAGAAAGTCAAGGATTAGAACTTGATGTTAGTGGAGAAATTACAGAAAATTGGTCTATAGTAGCATCTTATGGGTATACTGATACAAAAAATAAAGATGCAAATAATAAAGAGTTAAGAAATATTCCAAATCATACTGCAAATTTATTTACAACTTATAAACTAACTTCTATAAATCTACCAGATTTTTACATAGGTGGTGGAGCTAAATACTTAGGTAGTAAATATGCAGATGACGCAAATACTATAAAATTTGATTCTGAAATTATTTATAATGCAACTATTGGATATAAAAAAGGTAATTGGAGAGCAAACTTAAGTGTACAAAACTTTACAGATAAAGAGTATGTAGATGGCGCATTTACAAGCAATGCTGCTGGAACTAGAGTATATGTAGGGGCTCCTAGAACTTTCTTAGCTTCTGTTTCTTATAAATTCTAA
- a CDS encoding PepSY-associated TM helix domain-containing protein translates to MEKSKLFKQRLFALHIAAGITFSIIMYLAVYFGVFAIFLPQIQAWEKPSRYIEKVDITKIDYNYMVEEALKNPDFPKDNILINLPGRIGETAVNVTNRFVKPVVFDPFTKEILEDEGKEITNLASFLNELHYGQPLKLLGRLAFGFTAVGTLALVITGLLLIYYFKFNYKTKNQQGLFSTLHVKIFTWAFLPFLLITISGGVMNVGLISAPPMAKMLTKGEAKAIDELVGSTLFPTNKAVKKENISASMLPLNELLLKAQEINPQLTFKQIKLSNWNDITARVEFSGYNPYKPFLNGGIFNIPYVALNAHTGELLENKKVLDNTVPVFIAEGLFFLHFLFGIDIFSRTIIAILMGLCGVAIGFGVMLWLEKKAKKVEGKITFYHWMGKLSLATMVGVIPATAILFVLQWILPFGLEDRVLWQQGIFYNVWLFTLFWSFYRINSYQASKEFLFIGGILFVFASLLHFIKFQVLISNILGVDIALALFGILLIFIAKKLPKRREDFILAKILNKGKTDE, encoded by the coding sequence ATGGAAAAATCAAAATTATTTAAACAAAGGCTTTTTGCACTTCATATAGCTGCTGGGATTACATTTTCGATTATTATGTACCTTGCAGTATATTTTGGAGTATTTGCTATATTCTTACCACAAATTCAAGCTTGGGAAAAACCTTCACGATATATAGAAAAAGTTGATATTACAAAAATTGACTACAACTATATGGTAGAAGAAGCTTTAAAAAATCCAGATTTCCCAAAAGATAATATCCTTATAAATCTTCCTGGTCGTATTGGAGAAACAGCAGTTAATGTAACAAATAGATTTGTAAAACCTGTTGTTTTTGACCCATTTACAAAAGAGATTTTAGAAGATGAAGGTAAAGAAATCACAAATCTAGCATCTTTTTTAAATGAACTTCATTACGGACAACCTTTAAAGCTTTTAGGAAGATTAGCATTTGGATTTACAGCAGTTGGAACTTTGGCATTGGTAATAACGGGACTACTTTTGATTTATTATTTTAAATTTAATTATAAAACAAAAAATCAACAGGGATTATTTTCAACATTACATGTAAAAATTTTTACTTGGGCTTTCTTACCATTTTTACTTATTACAATAAGTGGAGGTGTTATGAATGTTGGATTAATATCAGCACCTCCAATGGCAAAAATGCTAACAAAAGGTGAAGCAAAAGCTATAGATGAGCTAGTAGGAAGTACACTTTTCCCTACAAATAAAGCTGTAAAAAAAGAGAATATTTCAGCTTCAATGTTACCTTTAAATGAACTTTTATTAAAAGCTCAAGAGATAAATCCACAGTTAACATTTAAACAAATAAAACTTTCAAATTGGAATGATATAACTGCACGTGTTGAATTTTCAGGGTATAACCCTTACAAACCATTTTTAAATGGTGGAATTTTCAATATCCCTTATGTAGCACTAAATGCTCATACAGGAGAGTTACTTGAAAATAAAAAGGTTTTAGATAATACGGTTCCAGTATTTATAGCAGAAGGATTATTTTTCTTACATTTCTTATTTGGTATTGATATTTTTTCAAGAACTATTATAGCTATTTTAATGGGACTTTGCGGAGTTGCTATTGGTTTTGGTGTTATGTTATGGCTTGAGAAAAAAGCAAAAAAAGTTGAAGGTAAAATAACTTTTTATCATTGGATGGGTAAATTATCTTTAGCAACAATGGTAGGAGTTATTCCTGCAACTGCTATACTATTTGTATTACAATGGATTTTACCATTTGGTTTAGAAGATAGAGTTTTATGGCAACAAGGAATATTTTATAATGTTTGGTTATTTACACTATTTTGGTCATTTTATAGAATAAACTCTTATCAAGCTAGTAAAGAGTTTTTATTTATAGGTGGGATTTTATTTGTATTTGCTTCACTTTTACACTTTATAAAATTTCAAGTTCTTATATCAAATATTTTAGGTGTTGATATTGCTTTAGCTTTATTTGGAATATTACTTATATTTATAGCAAAAAAACTACCAAAAAGAAGAGAAGATTTTATTCTAGCTAAAATTTTAAACAAAGGAAAAACAGATGAATAA